The Triticum aestivum cultivar Chinese Spring chromosome 7B, IWGSC CS RefSeq v2.1, whole genome shotgun sequence genome window below encodes:
- the LOC123162789 gene encoding probable E3 ubiquitin-protein ligase ATL45, whose translation MMSSFFGPVDGVLGLVMAWLLILFPIVGFLAVIAVCLWSLCGGERAAEANAPGRRLGRLAEVMAAIERAEQMRPATVAPAPELMVELGYFPYSAEGRRASERLVCAICLEELQQGQACSEVPVCRHVFHRDCIDAWMKSQTTCPLCRRNIAAGSERVSAAIDMV comes from the coding sequence ATGATGAGCTCGTTCTTCGGGCCGGTGGATGGGGTACTAGGCCTCGTAATGGCGTGGCTTCTGATCTTGTTCCCTATTGTGGGGTTCTTAGCGGTAATTGCAGTATGCCTCTGGAGCCTCTGCGGCGGCGAGCGGGCGGCAGAAGCGAACGCACCCGGACGACGATTGGGCCGATTGGCCGAGGTGATGGCGGCCATTGAACGGGCGGAGCAGATGAGGCCGGCGACGGTGGCGCCAGCGCCGGAGCTGATGGTGGAGCTGGGGTACTTCCCGTACTCGGCGGAGGGCAGGCGGGCGTCGGAGAGGCTGGTGTGCGCGATCTGCCTGGAGGAGCTCCAGCAGGGACAGGCTTGCAGCGAGGTGCCGGTGTGCCGGCACGTGTTCCACCGGGACTGCATCGACGCGTGGATGAAGAGCCAGACCACCTGCCCGTTGTGCAGGCGGAATATCGCGGCCGGGTCAGAACGAGTATCGGCTGCCATTGACATGGTTTAG